In Cucurbita pepo subsp. pepo cultivar mu-cu-16 chromosome LG04, ASM280686v2, whole genome shotgun sequence, the following are encoded in one genomic region:
- the LOC111792490 gene encoding uncharacterized protein LOC111792490: MATSTRGARYFKDFKRYDPRIFNGTSKDPTVAEMWVLSMENIFRLMNCPDDRKVSFASFMLQGDAELWWEFTREILSPNGGVITWLEFREAFWAKYNSDEARLRKQQEFTQLTQSGRSVTTYAREFMRLKRFALELVDTELKLAQRFILGLDQSIRGTVKAINPTTYAAALRAAKAMDGNRGEELREPPTPIAVGGQKRQYNEIDPHCQLPMHPQQTDGYRRDLGRGQQLDRRRVRGWFLARTRACFRCGQEGHIAMNCLERHIENPPNQLRDLGNARRTV; this comes from the coding sequence ATGGCAACGTCAACTCGAGGAGCAAGGTACTTTAAGGATTTCAAGAGGTACGACCCTCGTATCTTTAACGGGACCTCGAAAGATCCGACAGTTGCAGAAATGTGGGTGTTGTCGATGGAGAACATTTTTCGGTTGATGAACTGCCCTGATGATCGGAAAGTGTCGTTTGCATCTTTCATGTTGCAGGGCGATGCAGAGTTATGGTGGGAATTCACTCGGGAGATCCTTAGCCCTAATGGAGGAGTGATCACATGGCTAGAATTTAGAGAAGCTTTTTGGGCAAAGTACAACTCAGACGAGGCCCGACTCCGAAAACAACAGGAATTCACCCAGTTGACACAGAGTGGACGCTCCGTCACTACCTATGCAAGAGAGTTCATGAGATTGAAGCGCTTTGCTTTGGAGTTGGTTGATACAGAACTAAAGTTAGCTCAGAGATTCATCCTAGGCTTGGACCAGAGTATTCGTGGCACGGTTAAGGCCATAAACCCTACCACATATGCTGCTGCTCTGAGGGCAGCTAAGGCTATGGATGGGAACAGAGGCGAAGAACTCCGAGAACCGCCAACACCGATAGCTGTAGGGGGACAGAAGCGACAATATAACGAGATCGACCCACACTGTCAGTTGCCAATGCACCCACAACAGACTGACGGATACCGCAGGGACCTAGGGCGAGGTCAACAGTTAGACCGACGGAGGGTCAGGGGATGGTTCCTGGCTCGGACTAGAGCATGCTTTAGGTGCGGCCAAGAGGGTCACATTGCCATGAATTGTCTAGAGAGACACATTGAGAATCCTCCTAACCAGCTAAGAGATCTAGGCAATGCGAGGAGGACCGTGTAG